The DNA segment TAGCCCTTTTCGTTTTGCTCGTGAACGCTATCGGCGATCCGCCCCATTCTGGATTTTCCGTGCGCCAAAAGCATCGCAACTCCGCCGCTCATCGATGGTGCCATTTTCTTTGGTGGTCGTCTCGATCGACCCAAGGTGATCGACATGCAGATACAGCGTCCCCGGTTCTGGGGCCACCGCGCGTCACAATGGCAATCACTCGCTCCGGCGAATGCACGTAATACCGATACGCTTTGCCAAAAGCGCCGGTCACTTGCTCGAAGATGTCCTCGAAGTACAGCGTCTCGCTCGACGGCATGTCTTCCGAATTCTTTGCTCGTCGCCATCGTACCCGAACGATACCGTCGTCGCGCCCTGTGATCGTTTCGGCAAATCAAACGGCGTATACGTAATGCCAACGCCTCCCGGCCGCGTGATTTGATTGCCGACCGCATCATGGTAGAAGCTATCGCCTGCCGCATTCGTGACGGCATGCGGATGCTTTGGATCGGTATACGACAGAATGCCCACGTCCGACTTTGACGTGAGGTTCCCATTGGGCGTATACCCATACGACGCGTCGCACGGTGCATTCTGATTCTCGACGAGCCGAAGTACGCACACGTGAGCCGATTCAATGCGTCATACCGGAATCGCTCCGTAGTATGTTGCGGCTGCCTGGCGTCCGTACGGCGTTTCAAATTGAGTCGCTCGTCCCAGTCGTACGACAATTGCTGAATGGTCGCCGCGCCCTTCGTCGAGGTGATGCTCTCGAGCGCACCTTTCTCATGGTCGTAACCCCGCGCCGTCGTCACGCCATTGCCAACAGCTCGCCCTTGTACCGGCCAGCTTGGTCGACGTCCGTCAATTGCCAATACGCCCTGTTCGTATACGTGTCACGCACGCCAATGCGATGACCGTGGTTGTCGTGCTCGTACGTTACACCAAACGGCAACGCCCGAGCGCCTGCGGATATTCGAGCGCTTTGGCCCTCCCAACCTCGTCGTACGTCATTCGCGCCGTAAACGATTCTCCCGCAACGGAGAGCGTCATCCCTTCGAGCTGCCCTCGCTCCGGAATACGCGTACGTCTTGATTCCGTCGGGACTTTCGAGCATGTGCAACCGGCCAATTCCATTCGGCGCTGTATCCCACGTCCACGTCGTCGTCAAGCTTTTCCCGTGTGCGTATCCGTGCGCGTTTGCACGCGCCCGAGTGCGTCCACGCCAAACGTGATCACGCGACCAAGTGCATCCGTCGATGCGAGGACGTCACCGAATCCATCGTTGACGAACATCGTCGTGCCGCGATCCGGCTCATCCAATTGCCGCACACGCCCGAATGCATCGCGCGCCCACGGTGACGGCACCGCCGGGATCGGTCACCGAGCGAAGCGTATCGGAATGACCCATAGGCACATGCCGTTTTGCCATTCGCTGCATCCGTGATTGTTACGGGTCGACCCAATGCATCGAGCCCGGTAATCGTATTGTGCAACAGCGGATCGGTCATCTCGATGAAAAACCATCATACGAGGTCGTGGTCGTTGCGTTCCACGGTGTGGTGTGCCGAATCTCGCGACCGAGCGCATCGAATTCGTATTCGTCGAAGGCGAGCTGCGAGTCGAGCGTATCTTCTGCCGCCGGGGCCGATCGTCGCGCAAACATTTCCCGCTCAGCGGATCGTATTCGATGACTTGTATCAAGCGCGGCGTATTCGGCTTTGGCGGAGGGCCATGCGTATACACGCGCATGGCTCGCCCTCGGCTGTCGAACACCGTTTGATCGTCCGAACCACCCGCCGTCGTCGTGCGCTGCTTCATGCGCCACTCGCCGCCGATGTTTTCACGGCTCAACGCTATCGTCGTTTGCGATCCATCCGGGCGTTTCTCGACTTCCAACCTGCCAAAGCCGTCGAATTGCCATTCCGGTGACCAATTCATTCGGATCGATCACTTTTTGCAGCGCACCGAATCGCGCATCATGCTCCACCGTCGTTTCATGCTCAAAGCGCATTGATGTGCTGATCCGGGAATACGCCTTCGTCATCGTAAACGGTCATTGATTCGCGATGATGCCCGAATGCACGTCCGCAACCACGCCTCGTCACATTGCCAAACGGGTCACGCTCGTACTTCACGGTCAGCTTCGTATCGTCGATGTTGTCGTTGCTCGAAGTGGATTCCGTTTTCCACTTCGCCAAATGCATTCGTCGTTCGTGTGATCGTCCGGCATTGCGTCAAGCCCGCAGCCGAGCTGCACTCCTCTTGCCAGTGCGGCTGCCCTAAAATCCAACGGCTCACGTCATTCTTCACGGTGCGCGAAACACGTCGTCAGGTCGACGCCCACTGTGGATACGTCAACCTCGGAGCACGCTGCCGAATTCCGTCAATGGTCGCGTACATCCACGGTCGTATCGCGCAGCATCGTCGCGTTTTCATTGGCGGCCACGCCCCCGCTTAGTGCTGCCAGCGCGAACCTGCTCCAGAAAAAGCGCCTTGCATGCGGCGCGTACGGCGTTTCGTGGGCAGCGAAATACGTGCGCCCGTCATTCGTGGGAAACGACGTCTGCGACAATATCGACGAAAGTTGGTTTCTACACGGCCCGGATTCGCCTGTCTTGGCAACGCCGGAGCCCACCGCCATTGTGATTTTACCCGCCC comes from the Polyangiaceae bacterium genome and includes:
- a CDS encoding RHS repeat protein, with translation MPSPWARDAFGRVRQLDEPDRGTTMFVNDGFGDVLASTDALGRVITFGVDALGRVQTRTDTHTGKA